The following are from one region of the Pseudomonadales bacterium genome:
- a CDS encoding NAD-dependent succinate-semialdehyde dehydrogenase, with the protein MQLLDPSLLKSKPFINGKWHSTASTQTLTVYNPANQQALIEVDYCRQAEAEYAVLSADKALPHWAGTTAQERAGCLQRMAELMAEHEDDLARILTLEQGKPLAEARTEIRYSASYFQWFAEEAKRVYGDTIPAPSRDKRIVVTKQGIGVVACITPWNFPSAMLGRKIAPALAAGCTVVCKPANQTPLSALALAELSLRAGIPAGVINIVAGDTQGIGQVFTQHPAIRKLTFTGSTAVGKRLIADCASTVKRTSMELGGNAPFIVFADADLDAAVDGAMLAKFRNAGQTCVCANRFIIAESIAPAFAKALAEKMALLQVGDGQLANTQIGPLIDQAAADHVRALVQQALQDGAQLIAGDPDSGKGSAFIEPIVLSNISSDMAIFQQEIFGPVVTLATFDEEAEAIQMANNTEYGLAAYFYTQNINASWRVADALDFGIVGINESAVSTEVAPFGGMKASGNGREGSKYGLDDYLEIKYRCYGGIV; encoded by the coding sequence ATGCAATTATTAGACCCAAGCCTGCTAAAAAGCAAACCGTTTATCAACGGCAAGTGGCATTCGACCGCTTCAACACAAACATTAACGGTATACAATCCTGCCAATCAGCAAGCGCTGATCGAAGTAGACTATTGCCGGCAAGCCGAAGCTGAGTATGCGGTATTATCGGCAGACAAAGCACTGCCACACTGGGCAGGCACAACGGCGCAGGAGCGCGCCGGCTGCCTTCAGCGGATGGCTGAATTAATGGCCGAGCATGAAGATGATTTAGCGCGCATATTAACGCTTGAACAAGGTAAACCGTTAGCTGAAGCACGCACTGAGATTCGCTACAGCGCCAGTTATTTTCAGTGGTTTGCTGAAGAAGCGAAGCGAGTTTACGGCGACACCATACCTGCACCAAGTCGCGATAAACGCATTGTTGTGACCAAACAAGGCATCGGCGTTGTGGCCTGCATTACGCCATGGAATTTCCCGTCCGCCATGCTGGGTCGCAAAATAGCGCCTGCCTTGGCAGCCGGCTGCACCGTGGTCTGTAAGCCAGCCAATCAAACGCCACTATCTGCCTTGGCGCTGGCGGAGCTGAGCCTTCGCGCTGGCATCCCAGCTGGCGTGATCAATATTGTGGCTGGCGATACGCAGGGCATTGGCCAGGTTTTCACCCAGCATCCAGCGATTCGTAAACTGACCTTTACTGGCTCAACCGCGGTCGGCAAACGGCTAATTGCCGACTGCGCCAGTACCGTAAAACGCACTTCGATGGAATTAGGCGGCAACGCACCGTTTATCGTTTTCGCTGATGCCGATCTCGATGCAGCAGTAGACGGTGCGATGCTGGCGAAATTTCGCAATGCCGGACAAACCTGTGTTTGTGCTAACCGATTCATTATTGCTGAATCAATTGCACCAGCTTTTGCAAAAGCTTTAGCAGAAAAAATGGCTTTATTGCAGGTTGGTGACGGGCAGCTCGCGAATACGCAAATTGGCCCACTGATTGATCAGGCTGCAGCTGACCATGTGCGCGCACTGGTGCAGCAAGCCCTGCAAGATGGGGCTCAATTAATTGCGGGCGACCCAGACAGTGGCAAAGGTTCTGCTTTCATCGAACCAATCGTGCTCAGCAATATAAGTAGCGATATGGCGATTTTTCAGCAAGAAATTTTTGGCCCGGTTGTGACACTCGCAACCTTTGACGAGGAAGCTGAAGCAATTCAGATGGCAAACAATACCGAATATGGATTGGCTGCTTACTTTTATACACAAAATATCAATGCAAGCTGGCGAGTTGCCGATGCTTTAGATTTTGGCATCGTTGGCATCAACGAAAGCGCTGTATCAACCGAGGTAGCGCCTTTTGGTGGCATGAAAGCCTCGGGCAATGGTCGTGAAGGCTCAAAATATGGTCTGGACGATTATCTAGAAATAAAATACCGCTGCTATGGCGGCATAGTATAG